Below is a window of Virgibacillus sp. NKC19-3 DNA.
TGTCGAAATGATGGGATTGTAGAACGTGTTGAGGCGAAGGAAATTCACGTCCGCCGTATTGCCGAAGTTGATGGCAAAGAAGTGGAAGGGGATTTAGAGCGATATAATTTGCAAAAATTTATTCGTTCAAACCAAGGAACAAGTTATAACCAGCGCCCTATTGTCAGTCAAGGTGATCGTGTGACAAAAGGGGAAATCCTTGCCGATGGTCCTTCCATGGAAGTTGGAGAGCTAGCATTAGGTCGTAATGTACTTGTAGGTTTTATGACTTGGGAAGGTTACAACTATGAGGATGCGATCATTATGAGTGAAAGACTCGTGAAAGATGATGATTTCACATCCATTCATATTGAAGAATACGAGTCAGAGGCCCGCGATACTAAGCTGGGACCTGAAGAAATAACCAGAGATATTCCAAACGTCGGGGAAGATGCATTGAAGAACCTTAACGAAGAAGGGATTATCCGGGTTGGCGCTGAAGTAACAGATGGCGATATTTTAGTTGGTAAGGTAACACCAAAGGGAGTTACAGAATTATCCTCTGAAGAACGTCTACTTCATGCTATCTTTGGAGAAAAAGCCCGTGAGGTTCGTGACACGTCCCTTAAAGTGCCAAATGGCTCTGGCGGAATTGTGCTCGACGTTCGAATATTCAACCGTGAAGATGGTGATGAGTTATCCCCTGGTGTTAATAAGTTAGTTCGTGTGTATATTGTACAGAAACGTAAGATATCCGAAGGGGATAAAATGGCTGGACGTCACGGAAATAAAGGGGTAATTTCAAAGATATTACCGGAAGAAGATATGCCGTTCATGCCCGATGGCACGCCAGTCGATGTTATGCTTAATCCATTAGGTGTTCCATCACGTATGAATATCGGACAGGTATTTGAATTACATCTTGGCATGGCTGCTAGAAACCTTGGCATTCATGTTGCTACACCGGTATTTGATGGTGCAAATGAGCAGGATGTATATGAAACGATGCAAGAAGCCGGTATGGCAGAAGATGCAAAAACGATACTTTATGATGGCAGAACCGGAGAACCATTTGATAACCGTGTATCTGTCGGAGTAATGTATATGATTAAGCTGTCACACATGGTTGATGATAAATTACACGCACGTTCCACAGGCCCTTATTCACTGGTTACGCAACAGCCACTCGGTGGTAAAGCACAATTCGGTGGACAGCGTTTTGGTGAGATGGAAGTTTGGGCACTTGAAGCATATGGTGCTGCATACACCCTTCAAGAAATACTAACGGTTAAATCAGACGACGTTGTTGGTCGTGTGAAAACATACGAATCAATTGTTAAAGGTGACAATGTAGCTGACCCGGGAATACCGGAATCATTCAAAGTGCTAATCAAAGAACTTCAAAGCCTTGGAATGGATGTCAAAATGCTCTCATCTGACGAAGAAGAGATTGATATGCGTGAATTAGAAGAAGAAGACACACAAGCAGCAAGCAAGCTTAATTTGGAAGTCGGAGAAAATTAAAATAATGGGAATTGGCTCGTGTATAAGTCAGTTCCCGGCTTAACGCAGTTGAAAGAAGGTACAGAATGGCAGGCTTGGTGTTAATAATGAAATCGGCTTTTTCACCGGTTTCATTTCATCCAACCTCTGGTTTCTGCCCTCTTGAAAGACTTGGGCCGGCGTTTTTCAAATAGCAACGCAGGCTGATGGAAATAATCGGATACTAAAAAGGGAGGTAGGCCCCTTGCTAGATGTAAATAACTTTGAGTATATGAAAATCGGTTTAGCTTCATCAGAGAAGATTCGCTCGTGGTCATATGGTGAGGTAAAGAAACCGGAGACGATCAATTATCGGACGCTGAAACCGGAAAAAGACGGCTTGTTTTGTGAACGAATTTTCGGCCCGCAAAAGGACTGGGAATGTCACTGCGGGAAGTATAAACGAGTACGATACAAAGGTGTTGTCTGTGATCGTTGCGGTGTTGAAGTGACGAAATCAAAAGTTCGTCGTGAACGCATGGGACATCTCGAATTAGCTGCTCCAGTATCCCATATTTGGTATTTTAAAGGTATTCCAAGCCGCATGGGACTTGTGTTAGATATGTCACCAAGAGCTTTGGAAGAGGTTATTTATTTTGCTGCATATATAGTTACAGACGCAGGAGATACACCTTTAGAGAAAAAGCAACTGTTATCTGAGAAAGAATATCGTTCCTATTACGATAAATACGGTAAATCATTTAAGGCCCAGATGGGTGCCGAAGCAATCCGTAAACTTCTGCAAGATATCGATCTTGAAAAAGAAGTTGAAGGGTTAAGAGAAGAGCTGAAAACAGCGCACGGACAACGTAGAACGCGTGCTATCAAACGGTTGGAAGTAATCGAATCATTCCGGCATTCCGGAAACGATACGTCTTGGATGGTATTAGACGTCTTACCGGTTATCCCACCGGAAATACGCCCAATGGTGCAGCTTGATGGAGGACGTTTTGCTACATCTGATCTAAACGATTTGTATCGTCGTGTTATCAACCGTAATAATCGTTTGAAGCGCCTGTTGGATCTTGGAGCACCAAGTATTATCGTTCAAAACGAAAAACGGATGCTTCAGGAAGCGGTAGATGCTTTGATTGACAATGGTCGTCGCGGTCGTCCGGTTACAGGTCCCGGCAACAGACCGTTAAAATCTCTATCACATATGCTAAAAGGGAAACAGGGTCGTTTCCGTCAAAACTTACTAGGAAAACGTGTTGACTACTCCGGCCGTTCAGTAATCGTAGTTGGTCCGCATTTGAAGATGTATCAATGTGGTCTACCTAGAGAGATGGCATTGGAGTTGTTTAAGCCTTTCGTTATGAAAGAGCTGGTATCAAAAGGGATCGCCCATAATATTAAATCAGCGAAACGTAAAGTAGAACGTGTACACCCTGACGTATGGGACGTTCTGGAAGATGTAATCAAAGAACATCCTGTACTACTTAATCGTGCACCGACATTGCACCGGTTAGGTATTCAAGCATTCGAACCGATATTGGTTGAAGGACGTGCAATTCGCTTGCACCCACTTGTGTGTACAGCTTACAATGCCGACTTTGATGGAGACCAAATGGCGGTCCATGTTCCTCTGTCAGCAGAGGCACAGGCAGAAGCACGTGTTTTAATGCTTGCAGCGCAAAATATACTGAATCCAAAAGATGGGAAGCCTGTTGTTACACCATCACAGGATATGGTTTTAGGAAACTATTATCTGACGATGGAACGGGAAAATGCCGTTGGAGAAGGAAGCATTTTTAAAGACCTTAACGAAGCATTACTTTCTTATCAAAATGGATATGTACACTTGCATACTAGAATTGCCGTGGAAGCTTCCAGTGTCAATAATAAATTCACGGAAAGACAGCATGATCAATTGCTGTTGACAACGGTAGGTAAACTTATTTTTAATGAGATTTTACCTGAATCGTTCCCGTATATTAATGAGCCAACACAAAGCAACCTGGAAATAGAAACACCCGGGAAGTATTTTGTTGATAGCGGCACGGACGTTCAAGAAGAAATTAAAAGTCGTGATATTATCGACCCATTTAAAAAAGGCATATTGGGTGATATTATTGCAGAAGTGTTTAAACGGTTCAAAATCAGTGAGACATCTAAAATGCTTGACCGTATGAAGGACCTCGGCTTCTACTATTCCACAAAAGCTGGTATGACCGTTGGTATATCAGACATCGTTGTATTATCGGAAAAAGGGGAAATCCTTGATAACGCACAATCTCAAGTGGATAATGTTTCGAAACAATTCCGTCGTGGTCTAATAACGGATGAGGAACGCTACGATCGAGTGATTTCAGTATGGTCACAAGCAAAAGATACGATTCAGGATAAGTTGATGCATTCCTTAAGCAATCGAAATCCTATCTTTATGATGAGTGATTCCGGAGCAAGGGGTAACGCATCTAACTTTACACAGCTCGCAGGTATGCGTGGCTTAATGGCTAACCCTGCTGGAGAAATCATTGAACTGCCAATTAGATCTAGTTTCAGGGAAGGGTTGACCGTTCTTGAATACTTTATTTCGACGCACGGTGCACGTAAAGGTCTTGCGGACACGGCACTGAAAACAGCCGACTCAGGCTATTTAACAAGACGCCTTGTAGATGTGGCGCAAGATGTTATTGTTCGTGAAGTAGAATGTGGAACAGATCGTGGTTTAACAGTATCAACATTGTCAGATGGCGCAGAGCTTATCGAACCATTATTCGATCGCTTAGTAGGCCGTACGCTTTTCCAAACAGTGAAGCATCCTGAAACAGGAGAGGTCATTGTAGAAAAAGGAGAAATAATGAACGAAGACCAGGCCAAACAAATTGTGGATGCCGGTGTTGAAGAGGTTACGATACGGTCTGCATTCACCTGTAATACAAAACATGGTGTTTGTCAAAAATGTTATGGACGAAACCTTGCAACTGGTGACGAAGTAGAAGTTGGCGAAGCAGTTGGCATTATCGCTGCACAATCTATCGGTGAGCCAGGTACACAGTTAACGATGCGTACATTCCACACTGGTGGAGTTGCCGGGGATGACATCACACAAGGTCTTCCACGTATCCAAGAATTGTTTGAAGCACGCAACCCTAAAGGGCAGGCTGTTATTAGTGAGGTTCATGGTACGATAGAAGAAATTCAAGAGGTAAAAGATAGACAGGAAGTTATTGTGCAGGGTGAAGTGGAACAACGCACATATCCAGTTCCATATAATGCACGTATGAAAGTTACTGTCGGTGATGAGATCGAAGCAGGCGCAGCCCTTACGGAAGGTTCTATTGATCCAAAAGATCTTCTGCGCATACAAGGTGTAGAAGGCGTTCAGGATTATTTATTACGTGAAGTACAGCGTGTGTACCGTATGCAGGGTGTTGAAATTGGCGATAAACACGTTGAAGTAATGGTTCGTCAAATGTTGCGTAAAATCCGTATTATCGAATCAGGTGACACGACAGAACTTCCGGGGGCATTACTGGAATTACACCAGTTCAGAGATGCGAACCATACCGTTCTAAATGAAGGGCAGCAACCGGCAACCGGTAAACCTGTCTTGCTTGGAATTACGAAAGCTTCTCTGGAAACAGATTCGTTCTTATCTGCAGCTTCATTCCAGGAAACAACCAGAGTGCTTACAGACGCGGCGATTAAAGGAAAACGAGATGAACTGTTAGGCCTTAAAGAGAATGTCATTATCGGTAAACTTGTTCCAGCAGGTACAGGGATTAACCGATACCGTAATGTAAGACCGTCTACGGACGAAGTGGAAGAAGATGTAGAAGAAGTAGAGGAATCGGAGACAGTGCAATAGGGGATCGGTTAACTTACCTGTCCCCCCTGAATTAAAATAAAGTTTGGAAGCACCAAAAAAATTGGTATTTTATATTGACTTTAAAATCCGTGAATGGTAGAATACTCAAGGTGCTTCCGATTTTACTTTGATAAAAAGAAGATATAAGCTTGATAGGTGTTAAGCTTTCTAATTACTTTGGAGGATAGGCAATGTCTTATGAAAAAGTGATGCAATTCAGGTCATGGGTAATTATCGGAACAAAGCAAACACTGAAGGCTATGAGAAATGGCGAAGTAAGTGAAGTATTTATTGCTGATGATGCTAATCCACAACTAACTGGGCAGGTAGAAAGTCTAGCTAGTGAGCTGGACATTCCATGCAAACGGGTAGATTCCATGAAAAAACTGGGAGCCGCTTGTGGCATCGAAGTTGGAGCATCCGCATTAGCAATAAAACGATGATGTTTTGACAGGGGTTCTGTGAAAGCTTTGTTTTTGCTTTAAGATGAACCACCTGGATATGTGGGCTTACAAAACCATTTACATCAAAGGTGATTTTAAGTTTTCATTTATATAAAATAGAAGGGAGGATACAACATGCCAACAATAAACCAACTAGTACGCAAAGGCCGCGTGAATAAACCTAAAAAGTATGACTCTCCAGCACTTAATAGAGGGTATAATAGCTTTAAAAAGAGACCTACAA
It encodes the following:
- the rpoC gene encoding DNA-directed RNA polymerase subunit beta' codes for the protein MLDVNNFEYMKIGLASSEKIRSWSYGEVKKPETINYRTLKPEKDGLFCERIFGPQKDWECHCGKYKRVRYKGVVCDRCGVEVTKSKVRRERMGHLELAAPVSHIWYFKGIPSRMGLVLDMSPRALEEVIYFAAYIVTDAGDTPLEKKQLLSEKEYRSYYDKYGKSFKAQMGAEAIRKLLQDIDLEKEVEGLREELKTAHGQRRTRAIKRLEVIESFRHSGNDTSWMVLDVLPVIPPEIRPMVQLDGGRFATSDLNDLYRRVINRNNRLKRLLDLGAPSIIVQNEKRMLQEAVDALIDNGRRGRPVTGPGNRPLKSLSHMLKGKQGRFRQNLLGKRVDYSGRSVIVVGPHLKMYQCGLPREMALELFKPFVMKELVSKGIAHNIKSAKRKVERVHPDVWDVLEDVIKEHPVLLNRAPTLHRLGIQAFEPILVEGRAIRLHPLVCTAYNADFDGDQMAVHVPLSAEAQAEARVLMLAAQNILNPKDGKPVVTPSQDMVLGNYYLTMERENAVGEGSIFKDLNEALLSYQNGYVHLHTRIAVEASSVNNKFTERQHDQLLLTTVGKLIFNEILPESFPYINEPTQSNLEIETPGKYFVDSGTDVQEEIKSRDIIDPFKKGILGDIIAEVFKRFKISETSKMLDRMKDLGFYYSTKAGMTVGISDIVVLSEKGEILDNAQSQVDNVSKQFRRGLITDEERYDRVISVWSQAKDTIQDKLMHSLSNRNPIFMMSDSGARGNASNFTQLAGMRGLMANPAGEIIELPIRSSFREGLTVLEYFISTHGARKGLADTALKTADSGYLTRRLVDVAQDVIVREVECGTDRGLTVSTLSDGAELIEPLFDRLVGRTLFQTVKHPETGEVIVEKGEIMNEDQAKQIVDAGVEEVTIRSAFTCNTKHGVCQKCYGRNLATGDEVEVGEAVGIIAAQSIGEPGTQLTMRTFHTGGVAGDDITQGLPRIQELFEARNPKGQAVISEVHGTIEEIQEVKDRQEVIVQGEVEQRTYPVPYNARMKVTVGDEIEAGAALTEGSIDPKDLLRIQGVEGVQDYLLREVQRVYRMQGVEIGDKHVEVMVRQMLRKIRIIESGDTTELPGALLELHQFRDANHTVLNEGQQPATGKPVLLGITKASLETDSFLSAASFQETTRVLTDAAIKGKRDELLGLKENVIIGKLVPAGTGINRYRNVRPSTDEVEEDVEEVEESETVQ
- a CDS encoding ribosomal L7Ae/L30e/S12e/Gadd45 family protein codes for the protein MSYEKVMQFRSWVIIGTKQTLKAMRNGEVSEVFIADDANPQLTGQVESLASELDIPCKRVDSMKKLGAACGIEVGASALAIKR